A genomic window from Patescibacteria group bacterium includes:
- a CDS encoding site-2 protease family protein gives MSVLIFVIILVVLILVHECGHFIVAKAAKIRVDEFGIGFPPRMFGFKPKNGETEYTFNWIPFGGFVRIFGENPNEEALHGPAKDRSFINKPKIVQAAVIVAGVSFNIVFAWMLISASFMYGLPAPVGTEPAGAVVKNPELTITEVIPDSPARRAGLSVGDVILALSADTDILENGSPEDVSLFIAAHGQERIALSFKHGETASTVFVEPVLGIVPERAALGISMSMIGTLQLPVHQALWEGAKTTGSLSMLIAASFWGLFADAFTGKGDLASLTGPVGIVSIVGDVSELGFIYLLGFAAFISINLAILNLIPFPALDGGRLLFLLIEAIKGSPIKPAIVNFLNTVGFALLIFAMLAVTYNDIVKLVTG, from the coding sequence ATGAGTGTCCTTATTTTTGTAATCATTCTTGTTGTGTTGATCTTAGTCCATGAATGTGGGCATTTTATTGTTGCGAAAGCGGCAAAGATACGAGTAGATGAATTCGGAATCGGATTTCCTCCGCGCATGTTTGGGTTCAAACCGAAAAATGGCGAAACCGAATATACGTTCAACTGGATTCCGTTCGGAGGATTTGTGAGGATCTTTGGCGAGAACCCAAACGAAGAGGCTCTTCACGGACCTGCGAAAGATAGAAGTTTTATTAACAAACCGAAGATCGTGCAAGCCGCCGTCATTGTTGCGGGCGTATCTTTCAATATTGTGTTTGCATGGATGCTTATCTCGGCAAGTTTTATGTATGGATTACCCGCACCGGTCGGCACGGAACCTGCGGGTGCGGTCGTGAAAAATCCAGAGCTTACGATCACGGAAGTCATTCCAGATTCGCCGGCGCGCAGAGCGGGACTTTCGGTGGGAGATGTTATTCTTGCGCTTAGTGCCGACACGGATATTCTGGAGAACGGATCACCGGAAGATGTCTCTCTCTTTATCGCCGCCCATGGGCAAGAGCGCATTGCACTCTCTTTTAAACATGGGGAAACAGCCTCCACGGTGTTCGTAGAACCTGTCCTGGGGATCGTTCCCGAACGCGCAGCGCTCGGCATTTCAATGAGCATGATTGGTACGTTACAATTGCCGGTGCACCAAGCGTTATGGGAGGGTGCCAAAACTACCGGCAGTCTTAGCATGCTGATTGCCGCCTCGTTCTGGGGACTCTTCGCGGATGCATTCACCGGGAAAGGGGACTTGGCTTCTTTGACCGGCCCGGTCGGCATAGTTTCCATAGTGGGAGATGTTTCCGAGCTCGGTTTTATCTATTTGCTCGGCTTTGCGGCGTTCATTTCAATTAATCTGGCAATTCTTAATCTGATCCCGTTTCCGGCGCTTGATGGAGGACGGCTCTTGTTTTTGCTTATTGAAGCAATAAAAGGTTCGCCCATTAAGCCTGCAATTGTAAATTTTTTGAATACTGTCGGATTTGCTCTCCTTATTTTTGCAATGCTTGCGGTGACCTACAATGACATCGTGAAGCTCGTGACGGGGTAG
- the frr gene encoding ribosome recycling factor, translated as MKYDFTQFKNEAAKIKEWLGKEYLSLHTGRATPAVLDRVQVEAYGARTSISHVAAISTEDARSLLISPWDKGVIKEIERAIQMSNLGLSTSISESGIRVSFPELTTERRVTLVKVVKDKLEDARISVRKERERVWEDIQRKEKEGEMSEDDKFHGKEELQKHVDETNRALEEMARRKETDVMH; from the coding sequence ATGAAATACGATTTTACCCAATTTAAAAATGAAGCGGCAAAGATAAAAGAATGGCTCGGCAAAGAGTATCTTTCTTTGCATACGGGACGCGCCACACCCGCGGTTTTAGACCGGGTGCAAGTTGAAGCCTACGGCGCCAGAACGTCCATTTCACATGTTGCCGCTATTTCCACTGAAGATGCTCGGTCTCTCTTGATAAGCCCATGGGATAAAGGGGTGATAAAAGAAATAGAGCGCGCGATACAGATGTCAAACCTCGGTCTCTCTACATCCATATCAGAGAGCGGCATACGCGTCTCATTTCCCGAGCTCACGACCGAACGGAGAGTGACGTTGGTAAAAGTGGTGAAGGATAAATTGGAAGACGCGCGCATTTCTGTCCGAAAGGAGCGCGAAAGGGTATGGGAAGACATTCAAAGAAAGGAAAAGGAGGGCGAAATGTCGGAAGACGATAAATTTCACGGCAAAGAAGAGCTCCAAAAACATGTTGATGAAACAAACAGGGCGCTGGAAGAGATGGCGAGACGTAAAGAAACGGACGTGATGCATTAA
- a CDS encoding rod shape-determining protein: protein MFSKKLGIDLGTANILVYYPGKGIVLNEPSVVAVSEQDNKILAVGIEAKEMIGRTPDNIVAYRPMRDGVIADYRVTEAMLRYYINKALGPWNLFKPEVMISVPAGVTSTERRAVVEAAIKAGAKNAYVVKEPILAAIGAGIPIYEARGHMIVDIGGGTTDVAVISLGGIVASTSVKCAGDRIDHAITDYIKKTFNLAVGDKTAEDIKMKIGSAVPLEEELTMTIRGRDFISGLPRSAEIATNEIVKAIDKELREMIKAIKDVLQETPPELSSDIIDQGIIMTGGSSLLRNFPELVYRRTGVKAVLAEDALYCVAKGTGIALEHIDTYKKSIIAKK, encoded by the coding sequence ATGTTTTCAAAAAAATTAGGGATAGATCTGGGGACTGCCAATATATTGGTATATTATCCCGGCAAGGGGATTGTGTTGAATGAGCCGTCCGTAGTGGCGGTGTCGGAACAAGACAATAAGATCCTCGCGGTCGGTATTGAAGCGAAAGAAATGATCGGGCGCACACCCGATAACATCGTGGCGTACCGTCCCATGCGCGACGGTGTCATTGCCGACTATCGCGTCACAGAGGCAATGCTCCGCTACTATATCAATAAAGCATTGGGGCCGTGGAATCTGTTCAAGCCGGAAGTGATGATCTCGGTACCCGCGGGAGTTACCTCAACAGAGCGCCGCGCGGTAGTGGAGGCGGCGATCAAAGCCGGAGCCAAAAATGCGTACGTGGTCAAAGAGCCGATCTTGGCGGCTATCGGCGCCGGCATTCCGATCTACGAAGCGCGCGGACACATGATAGTTGATATTGGAGGCGGCACGACCGATGTGGCGGTTATTTCTTTGGGGGGAATCGTCGCTTCAACGTCCGTTAAATGTGCCGGGGATCGGATTGACCACGCTATCACCGACTACATCAAGAAAACATTCAATCTGGCTGTGGGAGACAAGACGGCGGAAGATATCAAAATGAAGATCGGGTCCGCGGTGCCGCTGGAAGAAGAACTCACCATGACCATCAGGGGTCGCGACTTTATCTCCGGTCTGCCGCGCTCGGCGGAGATTGCAACCAATGAGATCGTGAAAGCTATTGATAAAGAATTGCGAGAAATGATAAAAGCGATCAAAGACGTCCTTCAGGAAACACCACCGGAACTTTCTTCCGACATCATTGATCAGGGTATTATTATGACCGGCGGCTCTTCGCTTCTTCGCAATTTTCCAGAGCTGGTATATCGCCGCACCGGTGTCAAAGCGGTACTCGCGGAAGACGCGCTGTATTGCGTGGCGAAAGGAACTGGCATCGCTCTTGAACATATTGATACGTACAAAAAAAGCATTATCGCGAAAAAGTAG